The following is a genomic window from Elusimicrobiota bacterium.
TATTCTGCTTCTTTAATCTCGCTGGCGAGTTCTATGTAGACAACCTCATTACCATGTTTTTTATCTGTCCATAATTTTTTAGGTTTTCGGTGATGGTTATTTTGTATAAGTTGCCAGGCACAGTCCAGTATATTTTTTGTAGACCGATAATTCCGTTCCAGATAGATAACGGTTGTTTTAGTCCAGTCCCGTTCAAACTCTAATATATTTCTGATATCCGCACCACGCCAGGAATAGATTGCTTGGTCATCATCGCCGACAACGCAGATATTTTTATACTTGGCAGCCAGCAGTTTGGTCAGCACATACTGGGCATAATTAGTATCCTGATATTCATCAATCATAAGGTATTTGAACCGCTGCTGATATTTTTCTAAAACTGACTGATTATTTTTGTACAGTTCAACTGTGTATCTTAGCAAATCGCCAAAATCACAGGCGTTCATTTCTTTAAGTTTTTTCTGATAAAGTTCATAAATATCTGCGGTAATTTTCTTGAATGATTCGTTAGTAGTCATTGCATGAACAATATATGATTCAGGGTCTAATAGTTTATCTTTTGCTAATGAAATTATTTCATAGAGAAGTGACGGCTTGAATCTGTCAGAATCATAATTTAATTCTTTAAGGCAGTGTTCTATAAGTTTCTTGGAATCGGTTTCGTCATAAATTGTAAAATCGTGGTTTAAGGCAATATTTGATGCTTCTATCCGCAAAATTCTGGCACAAAACGAATGGTATGTAGAAATCCAGATATTTGCATCATAGTCAATAAGTTTATTGATTCTATCTCGCATCTGGCTTGCGGCTTTATTTGTGAATGTCATTGCAAGAATGTTCCACGGCTTGACTCCGTTTTGTAAAAGATAAGCAATCCGATAGACAATAACGCGTGTTTTACCGCTACCGGCACCTGCAAGAATCAAAAGCGGTCCTTCTGTACATCTTACCGCTTCCTGTTGTTTCTCATTTAAATCATCAAACAGGTTTTTTTTCGCAGAATATGATTTTGTTTCACTCAACATTTTTCAGAATCTTCAAATACAATTTTTTTAAGTTTTATAGCGTCCGACATTTTTATTCTTGAATATTTTAAGCCGTACCGGTAAACCCCGGTTTGGGCATCCTCGCTTTCTGACCGGATAATCCGGCATAATATCTCCATCGGGATATTCATCCGTATAAAAAACGGCTTGGTTTTATCCAGTTTCAGATTGGTTTCAAGTGCGATACCGGATTTTGATAAATCAAAGATACAGCCTTTACCTTTTAACTCAAGCGTAGCAGCATCATAAATATCTGCAATAATTGTCGTTGGTAACCGTTTATGTTTCCTTTTTTCTTTTGACATTTTTTGCCTCCGTAATCGCTAATTACCGCTGATTTTTTATACGCAGATTATCGCGGATTGCCGCGGATTTGTCATTCCCGAATGCCCCTGTCGGGAATCTACGTCTTTAATGGATTCCCAATAGAACCTTTTGGGAATGACACCCCCGATAGAGTCATTTGGGGGCAGGATTTATGTCATCTGCGTTATTACCATAACATCCCTATAAGTTCAAAAACCTCTATTTCTTCTTCTTTACCTTTGAATTTTACTTTACCAATTGATTCCAGTTTACAAAAGTTTTTCAGTTTCTGCGCAGTTATTTCTGATATATAAATTTTATTTCGTGCAATCGCTTGAAGTCGTGCAGCAATATTAACGGTATTGCCGATTAAAGTATATTCCATCTTTTTTTCAGAGCCAATAAGTCCTGCTACAACGATACCGGTATTGATACCAATTCCTATACTACTAAAAACGGCTTTATTGTTTTTCTCGCGGTCAATATTATATTTTTGCAGTGCTGAAAGCATCTCCAACGCACACCGTGCTGCTTTCAATTCATGATTCGCCTGATTAAATGGTGCATTCCAGAAAGATAGTATTGCATCACCCATAAACTTGTCAATCACACCATCACATTTTATAATTATAGCAGTCATCATTTTGAGATACTCATTAAGCATATTCACAACCTCGGTTGGCGGCAGTTGTTCTGAGTATCTTGTGAATTCCCGTATATCCGAGAATAAAACAGTAACCTCCCGTTTTTCACCTTCAAGTATTGGTGTATTTCTTTTTTCCATCAGTACTTTTAGTATATCTTT
Proteins encoded in this region:
- a CDS encoding PilZ domain-containing protein; the protein is MSKEKRKHKRLPTTIIADIYDAATLELKGKGCIFDLSKSGIALETNLKLDKTKPFFIRMNIPMEILCRIIRSESEDAQTGVYRYGLKYSRIKMSDAIKLKKIVFEDSEKC
- a CDS encoding adenylate/guanylate cyclase domain-containing response regulator, which gives rise to MEKKFIFVIDDESASVAYMELLLTCYGYIVKGFSSVEELFKSIDITLPDLIFVDLILRHTTGYEVLRRLRANPKSHAVPVILYTSSRIDSDTKSKGLSIGADDFLTKPFDQQELKAKLERIFQRREEETKEKEFIRDTLRGYISKDILKVLMEKRNTPILEGEKREVTVLFSDIREFTRYSEQLPPTEVVNMLNEYLKMMTAIIIKCDGVIDKFMGDAILSFWNAPFNQANHELKAARCALEMLSALQKYNIDREKNNKAVFSSIGIGINTGIVVAGLIGSEKKMEYTLIGNTVNIAARLQAIARNKIYISEITAQKLKNFCKLESIGKVKFKGKEEEIEVFELIGMLW